DNA sequence from the Malus domestica chromosome 06, GDT2T_hap1 genome:
AGAGCACACACCATTTGAGAGCAGTGTAAATTCTACATGTGCTTAAGCCACAAGACGAGTGAACACAACGCGTCCTCCAAAGTCTAGATAGTTCACGAATGATACCCTCAAAAAATATTCGAGCAATGAACTTATATCATTGGGACAGAACTACTAAAGTATGATATGATGCTTATGAATTGCAGTAGGATAATGAGTGGTGACTATTCAATTCAGCATGAAGATAGTGATGCAATCTGTTGACCACCAGCACTACAACCTTCATCAATGTCTTACTAAAAGACGGCTTAAACCTCACACCTACATGTAACCCTTTCTGGTAAGTATTATGCTCCTAATGTTCTTGCCTAAATCGATAAGAACTAAAAGCATGCTTCAGCCGAGTCGATTGATCGTGAATTCCTCACTGATTGTGAGAGAAACCATGTCAAGAACgctaaaagaacactcaagaatttgagggtcaaaacaagtccattaaaaTCTAGACTGTAATGTTCGGGCATGATCCCGTAATAAAAATAGAAGTCACTGTTTATGATTATTTGGTTAATCATCTTAGTAAGGTTGATTGATTTCTTAGCCAAAAAGGACATAGGTCTAAGCTCAAAGAATAGTTAATAACTGCTAATAAGATTTGACGAGGCCAAAGACATTTCGTAATTCACAATACTGTGTGTGAGCTGTTTCAAAGGTCAAAATTTAAACATAGAACCTTTAAATCAACagaatgatgaagaagaaagatacAAAACAGTATGCGCATGCATGCAGTGGCATGATTGGCTACCTTAAAGTGATGCCCTTGAGCAAACCAAAGCTCAATGAGTCCAGAGAAGTTTAGAGCAAAGCTCGATCTTCCTACAATGATGAATATGGTGGAGTCTCAAGCCATTACACTGAAAATTACAAGGCTAAACAGTTAGTGGACAAGAGCACTGGTCAATTAGGCTACAAGCAAGAGGCTAAGTTCACCTCTATTTAAAAGTACGTGGACAAGGAGACAGGGTTTACTGCCAAGTACCAGATCCAGGTGAAGTTCAAGGAGTCTGTTTATCCAACCAAGACTAGATCTTCATCATCCAAGTCCAACTACAACCACAACAAGAATTGCAACTTCTTTTAGAAATTGGTGAGAATAGCGTATGCTATCGAGGAGTTTCCCAAGAAAAGTATTTAACGTAAATGAAGTCAACGCTCAAAGGATTTGGTGTGAAGCTGACAGTCAATGGTTAGGGAACTTGACTTCGTCGTTGGAGTAAGCAAGGAAGTTATCGATAGAACAATAGCCGAGAATtgttctaaagatccacacgaATTTCTTCAGTGGGAATGAGTCCGAGAACATGGATTCGATCCCACCAATTACCACTTACTAAACTTCATAATAACTAGCGTTGACTTGCTTTCTCTAACCTGCATTTCGAAAGTTTCAAGTAAATTCCGAAAAGATATGACTATGCCTGCCATGCCTAGGGAATGCATGTCGCAGAGTGACACCACCTATCCAAATTTTCCAAATTCAAACCACTTAGGTTATTCTGTTTCCCAAAAACTTCTATGTAGAACCGACTCCGACCGTAATTCCTAAGGAATTCATGTTGCAGAGTATCGATCTGATGTCGAAAGTTGTCTAACAATCCATTACATCATCGATGAGGCACAATCTCGACacgaattttctttttctttaatacGATGGGACTATTCATGCAGTATGAAAGTTGCACAACTGTGCCGAAAGACAACAAATCCGGAAGTTAtgacatccaaatgatgtcaaAACAGACACACTACTAGAGTAAGAAaagatcctaagtatgctctgaacaaaccacgctctgataccaatctaacatgccccgatcccgatattccccgaataccaggatagacacgtgttggccgacacccaagggtgacgaaagccatttattgaatgaaaaatgttgagaacaagaaataaataagacttataaatttaaatataattaatatacgAATGAGGAACGTGTACAGAgtatacaactaactagaacactaaaaaaaataatataaaatttgaatgaataaggaatgggtcctacaccgagaggactcgaagataccgATGTGGAAGTGCCTTGACGCCGGGATCATACGCCTCGAATCTAAATCctgaggggcgcaaaacaaacgtgagtgaccccttctaaaattcatgttttaatagtagaaatgcatatatgaaaaacatgatttaatgattacgttttatggaACGTTTTATGAGAAATTGATTGTCATGCTATACTAAGTTTATTTTGAAATACCATATTTTCTATTGAACCCATGTTTTTTGTAagattttatggcatgctagggttttcggaaaaaccTACTACATATTATgttattgagttttcataaaactttgggggttagtatgttgagaACTATTTCAGTATTTTATATATATCaccttggtccactcatgtttgttttgcgccccctcaggaTTTAGATTCAAGGCATACGATCCCCGGGTCAAGGCACTTCTGCATCAGCATCTTCAAGTCATCTCGATGTATGACCCATtccttgttcattcaatttttatattatttctttaagtgttctagttagttgtatgcttagAACACGTTCCTCATTcgtatattaattatatttaaatttataagtcttatttatttcttgttctcagcatttggattcaataaatggctttcgtcacccttggatgtcggccaacacgtgtctatcctggtgTTCGAGTAATATGGTGATCGGAGTGTGTCAAagctcaagttttttttttatataaaaggcCTAAAATCCCATTAGAACAGGGGAAGAAAAAGGGAAGTATCAGATCACTTTATAGTTTCCTGCAATTATTTTGAACAAAGACTAACTTGAGCATTGTagtgtttttttgtaggtcctCATCCTCCCTTATTGCCGGTGAGCGAAGCTGGTGTTGTGGGATTCTCAACATGGTTACAAGATTTATTAGTTGAGGATTGGAGGATCCGAATTATTCCACTCCAATAGAAATATTTGTAAACATAACTCACATCAATgcatgataaaaataaaaaataaaaagaaaaaaaaagaaagaaagaaagagtcttaacgaaacactcatggtactattcacttttaacgttaaggacatttttactctaaaaagtcactcttagtactattcacttacaacacctttttatctttttgattaaaacttaaagtttttaagcccattttcattagttttcctcccAAATAAAACCCATCATCAAGTAATCAGGCCACGCACTTATGTCAATTAACTGAAATGCAAAGTCATATCAAACGCATATCAAGTTCCAAACTTGTAATTTCCAACAATTGAGAGCTTCTTATCACGAAGACAAAGACCAAGACTTTCCCCAGAAAAGGCCAACAAAagttcttcttttgttttcttcttctgatGCTTCTCCCTATTTTTCCCTTAGGTATGTCCTCTTTTTCATCTTCCGTCGGTATTCCTCTCCCCATCTCTTCCTCAGTCCAATCTTCAGCCATAGTTCCTTTTCAGTTCGTGTGTAGAGTTGGGGTGTTGTTCCTGGCTCGGGTGTTTCCCACACCACCACGTTCTCCTTGCTGTCTGCTGTTTTCGGCAGTGTTGCTTGTGGGTTTCCCCTAGCTTCTTCCCAGTAGTTGGCTAATCCCTCTTTGGTGCCAACTATCACCTGTTAATGGTTGTGATCTAGTTGCTGTTTGGGGTTGGCGGTGGTGTCTGAGACGGAGTTGGTCAGTGATGGATGACATTTCCTGTGGTTGGCCTAGATCTCTGTCAGTGGAGGAGCTTTCAGTAGAAGCTTCTTAGTTGGCTGTTGTGTGTTTTTTTGGGTTTCACTGTTGTGGggcctctttctttttttctgttgGTTTTGGCCCTTTTCTGTTTGTGTATAATTGTAGTTGGGCCTTTGGTTTGCTTGTACTTTTGGGCTcgttgttttaataaaaattgaagGAGTTTTAACTGTAGTTTTACTATAGTCAAActtttttccaaaaaataaaaataaaaagaaaaagaaaaaaagtactTCTGACAACTTTAAAGTGTTTCTCTTCCGAAGTTGTCTGACAACGGGAAACACACCACCCAAAAAAGGACAAGTTAGCAATTTAGCAGTCCCTTATAGTAATCCATCAACTTTGAAAGTTTTAAAACACAGAACTCATATCAAGGGAATATCAAAATGGCATCTTGGGTTAAACACTGACTCGGATGGAAGGCTCTCATTGGAGAAGATTTCACTACTTTCAGGTCACAAAGGCGAGGTATGAATAAGACTATCGAAAATGTTTTCAATCAATTAGTTTGGAACGCAAATTGATATTATGTATGTTGGGGGTATACGACTGTAGAGGCTTAAGAGGGCAAGTTGTGTTTTCCCTCAGAGAGAAAGGCAATGAACattgaactctctctctctctgatgcAACCCTCTTATGGTTACTCCGTATGTTACAGATGATGCGTCGAAAGTTGGGCTTCTGAAGTCCCTTCCTAATGCGAACACCAAATTTTTTATGTTCCAAGCTGACCTATATATGACCCTCAAGAGTTTGAGCCTGCCATTGAAGGCTGTGAGTTTGTTTTCCATGTTGCCACTCCGTTGCAGCATAATAACCTAAGCTCTCAGGTCAGACACTCGTGCTGTTTTTGGAAGATAGCAAATAGGATTCGACTATTTTGTCCAATCCATTCTAGTCTCATCAAGAACAATAATTTGATTCAATCGTGCGCGACAAACGAAGGGATAGTAATAATTTGAGTATTTTGATTATGCAGTACAAGGACACAGGTGAAGCTGCTGTTGCTGGGGTGAGAATCATTGCTGATTCCTGCATTTGTTCGCAGACCGTCAAGCAACTCATCTACACTGCAAGCATACTAGCTGCATCGCCTTGGACAGAAGATGGGGCTGGATTAAAACCCTACTTTGATTGACACCCCTTGATGTCTCATTTCCTCATGGCACTGATTTCACAATAGTACCTCTTCTACTTGCTCTTACGTTATTTGTTCTACGATATATCAATTTCGCTACAATAATGAGCATCGAATAATTACGTTTTATCTTTAATCTGGAAATGTGTTATAGGGGTATATCGTATCAAAGACATTAGCAGAGAAAGCAGTGCTGAGCTATAACGACATTGATGGTGGTAAATTAGAAGCGGTAACTCTTCCTTGTGGCCTAGTAGGAGGAGAAACTCTTCTCCCAAGTTCGCCTCGCTACTACAAAAGGGCCTTATAGTGTCAATAGGTGGCATcagtttaatataatatagtggcgGATAAGACAGTTGCGACATTAACTGAAGATGACGTCGGATTTACTGTCGCTTATAAGCGTCATAAAATGTCTATGTCTCTTTGAAACCGACGTAAAcatttaatgtcgcttataaccgacatatattttaataattttaaatactaGTGTCGCTTTAAACAAAacagtgtcgcttttaagcaaTATAAAGTATtgatgtcgcttttaagcgacacaaagtattgtttttaaatattttaaagcttgCGTCAGTTCTAAGCgacatagattttagtttttttaaatatctatgtcaaaatgatagattgactaacacttaaaatttatttatactttcattaaatataacataagattttgtggtatccactagtgtaaatattttaaattgaagatcgaattcattcattatattcatatagggccAAGGAGTGTAGGTGTGAAAAATCATctaaatcggagttaaaataaccgttaaatcgtgatttttcgtttataaccgtcgaaaatttttgtcccgttacttaatctctaaatgtttgtttttttccatttttggcgtatgcgacctggaagcatatataaacaagtttgatggttggatcgttgaaattagtttcgtagaatgcgtatcccatcaaaacgatagattcactaacacttagaatttatttatactttcattaaatataatataagattttatggtatccagtagtgtaaatattttaaattaaagatcgaattcattcattgtattcatatagagtcaaggagtgtagctgtaaaaaatcatcaaaatcggagttaaaaccacaattaaatcgtgatttttccttgataaccgtcgaaaagttttatcccgttacttgatctctgaatggttgttttttgcgatttttggagtatgcaatctcgaagcgtatataaacaagtttgacggttcaatcgttgaaattagtttcgaatgatgcgtatcccatcaaaacgatagattcactaacacttacagTTTATTtacactttcattaagtataacataagattttgtggtatccacttctgtaaatattttaaattgatgatcaaattagttcattgtattcatataggatcaaggagtgtaactgtaaaaaaatcatcaaaatcagagttaaaatagccgttaaattgtgatttttcgtttataaccgtcgaaaagttttgtctcattacttgatcattgaatgtttgttttttgatatttttggcgtatgcgatctcaaagcatatataaacaagtttgacagttggattgttgaaattagtttcatagaatgtaTATCCCATGAAAACGatagatttactaacacttaagagtttatttatattttcattaagtataacataagattttgtggtatccactagtgtaaatattttaaatcgaagatcgaattcattcattgtattcatctagggtcaacaagtgtggctgtaaaaaatcataaaaatcggagttaaaatagcAATTAAATcctgatttttcgtttataaccgtcgaaaagttttgtctcattacttgatctctaaatgtttgttttttttgagatttttggtgtatgcgatctcgaagcatatataaacaagtttgacggttggatcgttgaaattattttcgtagaatgcgtatcccatgaaaatgatagattcattaacacttagagtttatttatactttcattaagtataacataagaatttgtggtatccactagtataaatattttaaattgaagattgagctcattcattgtattcatataggatcaaggagtgtagctgtaaaaaaatcatcaaaatcggagttaaaataaccgttaaatcgtgatttttcgtttataatcgtcaaaaagttttgtctctttacatgatttctgaatgttttttttttcaatttttggcatatgcgatctctaagcatatataaacaagtttgacggttggatcgttgaaattagtttcatagaatgggTATCCCatgaaaatgatagattcactaacacttagtttattaatactttcattaagtataacataagaattgtggtatccactagtgtaaatatgttaaattgaagatcgagctcattcattgtattcatataggatcaaggagtgtagctgtaaaaaatcatcaaaatcgaagttaaaataaccgttaaatcgtgatttttcatttataaccgtaaaaaagttttgtctcattacatGATCTCTGAACGTTTgtcttttgcaatttttggcatatacgatctcgaagtatatataaacaagtttgacggttggattgttgaaattagtttcgtagaatgcgtatcccatcaaaatgatagattcactaacacttagagtttatttatactttcattaagtataacataagaattTGTGGTATCAATAgtgtaatatattttaaattgaagatcgagctcattcattgtattaatatagggttaaggagtgtagttgtaaaaaatcatcaaaatcggagttaaaataaccgttaaattgtgatttttcgttttataaccgtggaatagttttgtctcattaattgatctctgaacgtttgttttttgcgatttttgttgatgcgatctcgaagcatatacaaacaagtttgattgttggattgttgaaattagtttcgtagaattcgtatcccatcaagttcattggtgcgtgtgtatatatatattaagtagatttaaatttatttattttgtacgtataaaacttaagaaattgaatggtatgtatatttaagccgatccaatggtcaccaatttttaaaatgtaatttaatatatataattattatagtttttaggggtataaaatagttaaattaatatatataattattatagtatttttttagggttataaaattataaaattaatatatataaaattatagtaTTTGAAATATTAGGCGGGAAATTTCCCGTTTGTTTTGCACAAGGACATGGATGGAGAAACttagtgtcggttttaaccgacgcgAGTTTCATTAAAGTGACGCTATGTGAATTTCAAAAAGTGTGTCAGAAAACCGACGCTAGTTTCATTAAAGCGACGCTATGTGAATTTCAAAAAGCGTGTCGGACGTTTGCGTCGGTTTTAAGTGACTCTAGTTTCATTAAAGCGACGCTATGTGAATTTCAAAAAGTGTGTCAGGAGTTGgggtcggtttaaaccgacgcaAACTAAGTACCCATATTTAAACCCCTCTCTTTCCCATTTCATCTGTGCTTTCATTTCTCCCCCAATTTCAGACTTTCTTCTTCTGCTTCCCCATTTCATCTATGTGtccctttcttcctccttttcaggttttcctcttctccttccccATTTGCTATGGATCACCATTTTGAAGATCAACATTCTAAGAAACTCCACTTCGAAGAGGAAGAGCTCGAAGGTGgttcatttttaaattattatgattattagtttttgtttttgttttgtattctAACTAGTTTTatgcttaaattgaaaatttattttggtttcttggtttttaattgttttttatgtATTTCTAAGGATCAACTTAACAGAGATACGGACCCTTAATTCCGAATTGGAAAGAACAACCTTGTTCGTTTAATTCGTATGGAAAATGCATTAGTTATAATTCTAGTGCGTTTTCGAAACATGTAGCGGCAGAGGTTACAGATTACAGAAATATTTCGATGGTGGCATACtggaataaagaaaaaacaatggtaaacgtttcatgatttattttattatacctTGAAATTTGTCTAATAAATTCTTGTATTTTTCAGGAGATTGCCGAAAAAAATAAGCATAATCGGCAGTTGAAAACTATGAACCACATAACCGGTTCAAAATCTTTTGCAAGAGTTCGGGAAGAATTTGTATGAGTTGTACATTTTTAGGAATTGtagttaattttaaatttaatatatagttggtagaaattttatttttaatatgaagtttgcttaaaattgtttgttttttcattgaCATATGGTgggatttatttttatataatattttttaattattattaattaaaaacggaaaatgattttttttattattaatatacttGGTGTCGCTTATGAACGAcatcataataattattttatgtatcCATATGTTATGTAATGTCGGTCAAAACCGATGGTAGTTtggatattttataattaaattggtAATTAGCGTCGCTTTAAACCGACGTAATGTTGAAGTTTGCATTGCTTTAAACCGACGTCAGTCAGTGTCGCTTTTAATCGACGCTGCGTACTGGCGGATTAAGCGTACAAACCAACACTGAAGCCCTTTCGTGACACCAACATTAGTGTCGCTATTCCAATCCTACATTACATTGTTTGATGTCGGATTTTTGCTAAATTTCCGACAGAAATTGggtttcttgtcggtttttgTAGTAGTCTCTAAGTGTGGGAGTAGTTATATCACAAACTTACCGGGGACTTGAACGATTACAATGCATTAAAATTCACGCAAGAAGTTATCGGTTCTGTTCCTCCTGTACACATTGAAGATGTTTGCCGAGCACATATCAAACTTTTAACTTTAATTATTCTGGAAGTTCTCCCTCCTTTTGAACATTGAACTCCACGAATATTATCCATTTTCATATTCTTGACTGAATTCATTTCAGATTCGCCGAAGGACCGGAAGAAGGAATCAAATGTGACTTCAGTTAGCTGGTGAAGATTGGTTTTGAGTATAAGTATGGCATGAAGAACATACTTGATGACAGTGTAGCAAGTGGAAGGAGGTTATCAAAGAACTCTCACTCTCAACTGATTTAATTTTCAGACTGCAGAAATAAAGACACCATGTTACAAACGCTGGTGTAATAATGTTTTCATTTTTAGGCTCTGCATGTTCGAGTATTGTGAGATATCCTCACTTACTGAATAAACCAAATCTCGCAGATTCATTAGCATAACTATTTCAGGATTGTATGTGTTGAGCTTAGTCCAATCTGTCCAAGCAAAAAGGATGGGATAACTTAATCTAAGACAAATTCATTCTGTCTagtgtaaatttgaaaaaaagttCAATCCCATCTCACCGTTTTTCTCGGTTTTTCATATATTGAAGGAGATCGGGTTAGTCGCATTGATGCTGCATGGTTTAGAGAAGTTAAATTTGATGGATGGAAGCATTTCCACACTAGGAGGCAGACTTGTGTATAGACTGTCATTGGCGTTGGAGAGCTGCGCTGCGCCCCCTGAAGAGAGTAAAGACACACATTATCCTTAGTCAACTCAACAGTGCCATCTAGAGTCCAAGTCATCAACACAGTCAGCAATTACTTAGTCTTTAAGTTTCTTGTTGTAACAAATTCATAGATTAAGATTAATTAGTTACATTAGTTGATAACTAAGTATTATTAGCTGCTTTGCACAAATACCCACAATGTAATCAGTTTCATTCTCATTGAAAGATATATTTCTTATATGGTATCATCCCCTTTTCGCTTCACCGCCTTTTCTTCGATCCTCTTCTTCGTTGTTCCTTGCGATCTCTGATTTCTTCGATCTTTGATCctctctcttcaatttcttgTGGATCTTGATCgattctctcttcttttctcctATCTGTCTTGATTACGATGACTTCGTCAAGTTCATCTCCACTGAATCCTGATGTTCTTGCCCCAAATTCGTCCCCGATGAACCCTAATTTCACTACGGTTCCGCCTtctccctcaatttcttcaatttcgatTCAGAATATTAGTTGTATGGTTCCTACCAAGCTTAAACGGGACAATTATCTAGTTTGTAAAGCGCTGTTTGCTCCAATTTTTCGTCACTACAAGCTTACGGGGATTGTTGATGGCTCTGCGGTTTGTCCTTCGCCTTTCTTACTTGATGATTCTAGCAAGAACACTGGCATTCCAAATCCAACCTTTGATATGTGGTATGAAAAGGATCAAAATATCCTTATCTGGCTTAATTCTACTATTTTGGAAGACCTTATTCCGTTCACAGTTGGTGTTACCTCTTCTCGAGAGTTATGGTTGAATCTTGAGCAACGTTTTGGTGGCGCTTTTGCTGCTCACATTCACCAGCTTTGATCTCGCCTCCACACTATTCAGAAAGGAGATCTCtcgattttttaatatattcagCTAATCAAATCCATCTCTGATGCATTCATGGCTGCCGATGCTCCGATCTCTGAAAGTGATCTGATTGCAGTCACTCTCAATGGCCTCTCTAAAGACTATGAGTCGTTTGTTGACTCCATTATGCTTCGCATCTCTTCTACCTCATTGGATAAA
Encoded proteins:
- the LOC139196878 gene encoding NADPH HC-toxin reductase 1-like; this translates as MVTPYVTDDASKVGLLKSLPNANTKFFMFQADLYMTLKSLSLPLKAYKDTGEAAVAGVRIIADSCICSQTVKQLIYTASILAASPWTEDGAGLKPYFD
- the LOC139196879 gene encoding uncharacterized protein, with amino-acid sequence MTSSSSSPLNPDVLAPNSSPMNPNFTTVPPSPSISSISIQNISCMVPTKLKRDNYLVCKALFAPIFRHYKLTGIVDGSAVCPSPFLLDDSSKNTGIPNPTFDMWYEKDQNILIWLNSTILEDLIPFTVGVTSSRELWLNLEQRFGGAFAAHIHQL